In Bacillus sp. Cs-700, one genomic interval encodes:
- a CDS encoding 8-oxo-dGTP diphosphatase: MTTISATLLSMVILHNEETDEVLLLDRPPEAGFPGYIGPGGKIELTESFTEGAVRELYEETGFSVQPTDLIFKGIDEFIIPEEKYRYIVFNYVARSFSGALHENPPEGKLHWVKRSAATELPMQDWFQERFPKFFEEGTFEVSIEYERHNEIPVKQTRRTLG, encoded by the coding sequence ATGACCACAATCAGCGCAACATTACTATCCATGGTTATCTTACATAATGAAGAAACGGACGAGGTTTTATTGTTAGATCGCCCTCCTGAAGCTGGGTTTCCCGGCTATATTGGACCAGGAGGTAAAATCGAGCTTACAGAAAGCTTTACTGAAGGAGCGGTGAGAGAGCTATATGAAGAAACGGGTTTCAGTGTTCAACCAACCGATCTTATTTTTAAAGGGATTGATGAATTTATTATTCCAGAAGAGAAGTACCGCTATATTGTTTTCAACTATGTCGCTCGTTCTTTCTCAGGCGCTCTTCATGAAAATCCTCCTGAAGGGAAATTGCACTGGGTAAAGAGAAGCGCTGCTACCGAACTTCCAATGCAAGATTGGTTTCAGGAAAGATTTCCGAAGTTCTTTGAAGAGGGGACATTTGAAGTTTCGATCGAATATGAGAGGCATAATGAAATACCAGTAAAACAAACGAGAAGAACGCTTGGATAA
- a CDS encoding GNAT family N-acetyltransferase, whose amino-acid sequence MIQRNDNAREFIQNKVIEYNRESLSESVKSPLEKVAYVIEEGEVIGGISGTLFWQHLHIDFLWVEEKMRGFGYGRKLLQQIEILAEEKGCRLILLDSFSFQAPGFYLKEGYEICGKVENHPEGHTQYFLQKRLR is encoded by the coding sequence TTGATTCAAAGAAATGATAATGCACGAGAGTTCATTCAAAATAAAGTGATTGAATATAATAGAGAAAGCCTTTCTGAAAGTGTAAAATCTCCTCTTGAAAAAGTAGCCTATGTAATAGAAGAAGGTGAAGTGATTGGTGGAATCTCTGGAACACTGTTCTGGCAACACCTTCATATTGATTTCTTGTGGGTAGAAGAAAAAATGAGAGGATTTGGTTACGGTAGGAAACTACTTCAACAAATTGAAATCCTAGCAGAAGAAAAGGGCTGCAGACTGATATTACTTGATTCTTTTAGTTTTCAGGCACCGGGATTTTATTTAAAAGAAGGATACGAAATTTGCGGGAAAGTTGAAAATCACCCTGAAGGACATACCCAGTATTTTTTACAAAAAAGACTTCGTTGA
- a CDS encoding DedA family protein has translation MAAFIYQCLDWLLQLGYLGIALALMIEIIPSELVLAYGGYMVSEGTIHFIGAVIAGTIGGTIAQLFLYWIGRYGGRSFLERYGKFLFISQKHLTLAETWFERNGVGVIFTARFIPVVRHAISIPAGIAKMSLMRFSIYTILAMIPWSVLFIYMGLQLGENWIHIHSVARTYTLPVSIGAGFFLVSYCCLLLLKRHR, from the coding sequence ATGGCTGCGTTTATTTATCAATGCTTAGACTGGCTACTTCAGCTTGGCTATCTTGGAATAGCACTAGCACTTATGATCGAAATTATTCCGAGTGAGCTTGTGCTTGCGTATGGTGGGTACATGGTTTCTGAAGGAACCATTCACTTCATCGGTGCCGTTATAGCAGGAACGATTGGTGGTACAATCGCACAACTATTTTTATACTGGATCGGGCGCTATGGTGGGCGGTCATTCTTAGAGCGCTACGGTAAGTTTCTCTTCATTTCTCAAAAACACCTTACGCTCGCCGAAACCTGGTTTGAACGGAATGGCGTCGGCGTCATTTTCACAGCCCGATTTATTCCCGTCGTTCGCCATGCGATCTCGATTCCTGCAGGTATTGCCAAAATGTCATTGATGCGATTCTCGATTTATACGATTTTAGCTATGATTCCCTGGTCCGTTCTTTTTATCTATATGGGCTTGCAACTCGGTGAAAATTGGATACATATCCATTCTGTTGCAAGAACCTATACGCTTCCTGTCAGCATTGGTGCAGGATTCTTTCTCGTAAGCTATTGCTGCCTTCTCCTTTTGAAAAGGCACCGCTAA
- a CDS encoding GNAT family protein — translation MKIRQVSPDDAAAFVNLMKEVEEDASFMLLESGERKTTVEEQRKRIEEMERDRHSRIFVAERSGELIGYLIAIGGQAKRNNHSVDLVIGIRKEDQGKGVGSALFTELEKWAKDLRIHRLELNVVTRNEAGLALYRKAGFEVEGLKRHSLVIDDEFVDEYYMSKLLAHN, via the coding sequence ATGAAGATTAGACAAGTTAGTCCTGATGATGCAGCGGCCTTTGTAAACTTAATGAAAGAGGTTGAAGAAGACGCGTCGTTTATGCTACTTGAAAGTGGCGAAAGAAAGACAACGGTTGAAGAACAGCGGAAGCGCATTGAAGAAATGGAACGAGACCGCCATTCAAGAATTTTTGTAGCGGAACGTTCTGGTGAATTAATAGGTTACTTAATTGCGATTGGTGGACAAGCGAAGCGAAACAATCATTCGGTAGACCTTGTGATTGGAATCCGAAAAGAGGATCAGGGGAAGGGCGTTGGTTCGGCTTTATTTACCGAACTAGAAAAGTGGGCGAAAGATCTTCGCATTCATCGTCTCGAGCTCAATGTGGTAACGCGAAATGAAGCCGGCTTAGCTCTTTATCGAAAAGCTGGATTTGAAGTAGAGGGATTGAAGCGTCATTCATTGGTCATTGATGATGAGTTTGTTGATGAATATTATATGTCAAAGCTATTAGCTCATAATTAA
- a CDS encoding FMN-dependent NADH-azoreductase translates to MAKVLYITVNPKPVKESFSLSIGEVFLEAYQEKNPNDDVLKLDLYNIELPYIDTDVFNGWGKLQQGNGFDHLSGDEQLKVSKINDLTDQFINADKYVFVTPFWNFSFPPKLKAYIDTVAIAGKTFKYTDQGPVGLLTDKKALHIQARGGIYSEGPAKEMEFGDRYLHAVLGFLGIPSVESVIAEGMAQMPEKAEEIKEKAMDEARQAANHF, encoded by the coding sequence GTGGCCAAAGTACTATATATTACCGTAAACCCCAAACCAGTAAAAGAATCATTTAGTTTAAGTATAGGGGAAGTTTTCCTTGAAGCCTACCAAGAAAAAAATCCGAATGATGATGTTCTGAAGCTAGATCTCTATAACATTGAGCTCCCTTATATTGATACGGACGTTTTTAACGGTTGGGGCAAGCTCCAACAGGGAAATGGTTTCGATCACCTATCGGGCGACGAACAGTTAAAAGTGAGTAAAATAAACGATCTTACGGATCAATTTATTAATGCAGATAAATATGTTTTTGTAACACCATTCTGGAATTTCAGCTTTCCACCAAAATTAAAAGCCTATATTGATACCGTCGCCATTGCTGGAAAGACATTCAAGTATACAGATCAAGGACCAGTCGGCTTATTAACGGACAAGAAAGCCCTGCACATCCAAGCGCGAGGAGGCATCTATTCAGAAGGTCCAGCAAAAGAGATGGAATTTGGAGATCGGTATTTACATGCCGTCCTTGGATTCCTTGGCATCCCGTCTGTTGAATCCGTGATTGCAGAAGGAATGGCGCAAATGCCTGAGAAAGCGGAAGAAATTAAGGAAAAAGCAATGGATGAAGCTCGTCAAGCTGCCAATCATTTTTAA
- a CDS encoding DNA-3-methyladenine glycosylase I, giving the protein MVNRCAWVSEEEIYKEYHDQEWGVPVRDDQRLFEMLILEGAQAGLSWITILKRRENYREAFDQFNVQKVAAYGEDKIQELLMNEGIIRNKLKVRGTVKNANAFLRIQEEFGSFSTYIWAFTENTPILNQWKSIEEVPAETELSKKISKDLKKRGFTFVGPVILYSFMQAVGIVNDHTIDCFRHPTRQKAEHVVD; this is encoded by the coding sequence ATGGTAAACCGGTGCGCATGGGTTAGTGAAGAAGAGATCTACAAAGAGTATCATGATCAGGAGTGGGGTGTGCCTGTTCGTGATGATCAGAGACTTTTTGAAATGTTAATTCTAGAAGGAGCGCAGGCAGGATTAAGCTGGATTACGATTTTAAAAAGAAGGGAGAATTATCGAGAGGCATTTGATCAATTCAATGTTCAGAAAGTAGCGGCTTATGGTGAGGATAAAATCCAAGAACTGCTCATGAATGAAGGGATCATTCGCAACAAACTGAAAGTGCGTGGAACGGTAAAGAATGCGAACGCGTTTCTCAGAATACAAGAGGAGTTTGGGAGCTTTTCAACATACATATGGGCGTTTACAGAAAACACTCCAATCCTTAATCAGTGGAAAAGCATCGAAGAGGTACCTGCAGAAACCGAACTTAGTAAGAAAATCAGTAAAGACTTAAAAAAACGTGGTTTTACGTTTGTAGGTCCCGTTATTCTGTATAGTTTCATGCAAGCGGTTGGAATTGTGAATGATCATACGATAGACTGCTTCAGGCATCCCACGAGGCAAAAGGCTGAACACGTTGTTGATTAA
- a CDS encoding DUF4937 domain-containing protein, with amino-acid sequence MLIKKVICHVKEEMRETFSSGQERWHGLCDCKGFVAQMDDDD; translated from the coding sequence TTGTTGATTAAAAAAGTGATCTGTCATGTGAAGGAAGAGATGAGAGAAACGTTTTCGTCTGGACAAGAGCGCTGGCATGGATTGTGTGATTGTAAAGGATTTGTAGCTCAAATGGACGATGACGACTGA
- a CDS encoding SGNH/GDSL hydrolase family protein, with protein sequence MKQKWLFVGDSITDSGRNQDSEGLGNGYVRMIRDGMIKKYDVEIINKGVSGDRITDLEDRWNQDVLALQPDVVSISIGINDVWRQLDHPEMDQVTPEDFKRIYDELVEKVNSLGAKCVLMEPTIIEERIDSIGNQKLLPYVKIVRQLADKYDAVLVPTHTAFLEALQKGNKTLTTDGVHMTEAGNQLMAKTWLDTCVDGLL encoded by the coding sequence ATGAAACAAAAGTGGCTGTTCGTAGGAGATAGCATCACAGATTCAGGTAGAAACCAGGACTCAGAAGGACTTGGTAATGGGTATGTGAGAATGATTCGAGATGGAATGATAAAAAAATACGATGTTGAAATTATAAATAAAGGGGTGAGCGGTGATCGCATTACAGATCTTGAAGATAGATGGAATCAAGATGTTCTCGCGCTTCAACCTGACGTTGTGTCGATTTCAATTGGCATCAATGATGTATGGAGACAGCTTGACCACCCTGAAATGGATCAGGTGACGCCAGAGGATTTTAAAAGGATTTATGATGAGTTAGTAGAGAAAGTTAACTCATTAGGAGCAAAATGTGTTTTAATGGAGCCAACAATTATAGAAGAAAGAATTGATTCGATCGGAAATCAGAAGCTTTTACCATATGTAAAGATTGTTCGTCAGTTAGCTGATAAATACGATGCGGTATTGGTGCCAACTCATACTGCTTTTTTAGAAGCACTCCAAAAAGGAAATAAGACATTAACAACAGATGGCGTGCATATGACTGAGGCGGGCAATCAGCTAATGGCGAAAACCTGGCTAGATACGTGTGTAGATGGGTTGCTTTAA
- a CDS encoding NUDIX hydrolase, which translates to MEEKWLTWAKQIQSIAQAGLTYTQDNYDYERYIELRQLSTEMMETYTDYDMKTIQQLFANETGYQTPKVDVRAVVFHERKLLFVKEKADGKWSLPGGWGDVGFTPGEVAVKEVQEESGYVVKARRLLAVLDHQKHPHPPSPYHIYKVMIECELIGGNAAESIETSDCGFFAQNELPPLSKGRITESQIEMLFALHNDPALGPVFD; encoded by the coding sequence ATGGAGGAAAAATGGCTTACGTGGGCAAAACAAATTCAATCGATTGCTCAAGCAGGATTAACCTATACACAGGATAACTATGATTACGAACGCTATATTGAACTTCGACAACTTAGTACTGAAATGATGGAAACTTATACCGACTACGATATGAAAACCATTCAGCAACTCTTCGCAAATGAAACGGGCTATCAGACGCCTAAAGTAGACGTGAGAGCCGTCGTTTTTCATGAAAGAAAACTGCTGTTTGTAAAGGAAAAAGCAGATGGCAAGTGGTCTCTTCCCGGCGGATGGGGTGACGTCGGCTTCACACCAGGAGAAGTAGCGGTGAAAGAAGTTCAGGAAGAGTCAGGCTATGTAGTAAAAGCTAGACGGCTTCTTGCTGTGCTGGATCACCAAAAACATCCCCACCCGCCATCGCCTTACCATATATATAAGGTGATGATTGAATGTGAGCTAATCGGTGGAAACGCAGCTGAAAGCATTGAAACTAGTGACTGTGGCTTTTTTGCTCAAAATGAACTTCCTCCTTTATCAAAAGGAAGAATCACAGAGTCACAAATCGAAATGCTTTTTGCGTTACATAACGATCCAGCGCTCGGTCCTGTTTTTGATTAA
- a CDS encoding DUF393 domain-containing protein, whose product MKHLVFYDAECPFCFYVKKSLRKLDWFNKIEWIPVQEIEKHPEDYPYMQFRHKRMYDEIHMLTTSGNLHAGFYTVRRLLMALPVTVPLSLFLYLPFVDKLGSPLYIWFSKNRYDWFGRYSEPRFE is encoded by the coding sequence ATGAAACATCTTGTATTTTATGATGCTGAATGCCCATTTTGTTTTTATGTAAAGAAATCACTTCGCAAACTTGACTGGTTTAACAAAATTGAATGGATACCGGTTCAGGAAATTGAAAAACATCCTGAAGACTATCCGTATATGCAGTTTCGTCACAAACGCATGTATGATGAAATTCATATGCTAACAACTTCCGGCAACCTTCACGCTGGCTTTTATACTGTGAGACGATTGTTAATGGCCCTTCCTGTAACCGTACCCCTCTCACTATTTCTATACTTGCCTTTCGTTGATAAGCTTGGTTCACCACTCTATATTTGGTTTTCAAAAAATCGCTATGACTGGTTTGGTCGTTATTCAGAGCCTCGTTTTGAATAA
- the fabG gene encoding 3-oxoacyl-ACP reductase FabG — protein MVKRLEGRVAYITGGSRGIGASIAETFASEGAKVYLADVNEEALSITGKDLEEKGYSVMTGIVDVTERDQVESSMKEAAEAYGSIDILINNAGVIRDNLLFKMTDEDWMTVMQVHLTGSFYASRAAQKYMVDQGYGRIISLSSTSALGNRGQTNYAAAKAGIQGLTKTLSLELGKYGITANAIAPGFIESDMTKATAERLGVEFDQFIEYNKKQIPVARTGRPEDIANAALFFADENSSFVSGQVLYVAGGPRA, from the coding sequence TTGGTGAAAAGACTTGAAGGAAGAGTGGCTTACATAACAGGTGGAAGTAGGGGGATTGGGGCAAGTATTGCAGAAACATTTGCAAGTGAAGGGGCAAAGGTTTACCTTGCCGATGTAAATGAAGAAGCGTTATCCATAACGGGTAAGGATTTAGAAGAGAAAGGTTATTCAGTCATGACAGGCATTGTGGACGTTACGGAACGGGACCAGGTGGAATCCAGCATGAAAGAAGCGGCGGAAGCTTATGGCTCAATTGATATTCTTATAAATAACGCTGGAGTTATTCGCGATAATTTATTATTTAAAATGACCGATGAAGATTGGATGACGGTCATGCAGGTGCACCTTACTGGAAGCTTCTATGCATCCAGGGCTGCCCAAAAATATATGGTTGATCAAGGATATGGGCGGATTATTAGTCTTTCCTCAACGTCGGCGCTTGGAAATCGTGGTCAAACAAATTATGCAGCCGCTAAGGCTGGTATTCAGGGGTTAACTAAAACGCTCTCACTCGAGCTCGGTAAATATGGCATTACGGCTAATGCAATTGCACCAGGGTTCATTGAAAGTGATATGACAAAAGCAACGGCTGAGCGTCTCGGGGTTGAGTTTGACCAGTTTATTGAATACAACAAAAAGCAGATTCCGGTAGCTAGAACGGGAAGGCCTGAAGATATTGCGAATGCTGCCCTCTTTTTTGCAGATGAAAACTCGTCCTTTGTTAGTGGACAGGTTCTTTACGTAGCGGGTGGACCAAGAGCATAA
- a CDS encoding pyruvate oxidase, whose translation MFDKNAGEILLNTLSEWGVDHVYGLPGDSINHFVENLRNAQDRMKFIQVRHEEVGALAAASYAKITGKIGVCLSIAGPGAVHLMNGLYDAKADGAPVLVIAGQVASDQLGMDQFQEINLERMFDDVSVFNRRVETAASLPDLTHQAIRTAVEKKGVAILTIPDDLAAEKVKQKVENTSLIRSKAVVHPHDSNLNEAVALLNEAKRPVILAGKGSKHAREELLGFAEKAGAPVILSLPGKGAIPDVHPYNLGQLGQIGTKPAYEAMEETDLLIMVGTSFPYRDYLPDKAKAIQIDIEPTQIGKRYPVTVGLIGDAKWTLSYLTQHTNYHEDRDFIEKCQDNMKNWWSHLEKIEDEQSTPIKPQQVMPQLQKVLDDDAVLSVDVGNVTVWASRHLRVTNQKFIISSWMATMGCGLPGAIAGKLAHPDRQAVAICGDGGFTMVMQDFLTAVKYKLPMIVVVLNNERLGMIKYEQQEIGNIDYETELKDFNFAAFAETAGGEGYRVEKFEELLPAFERAAKSTKPVIVDVVIEEQPPLPGKITYEQAASYSKYMLKKAFEEQEIDMPPLKKALRRIF comes from the coding sequence ATGTTTGATAAAAATGCTGGTGAGATACTATTAAATACACTTTCTGAATGGGGAGTAGACCATGTTTATGGTTTGCCGGGAGATTCAATTAACCATTTTGTAGAGAATTTACGAAATGCTCAAGATCGTATGAAGTTCATTCAGGTGCGTCACGAAGAGGTAGGTGCACTTGCAGCAGCGTCGTATGCGAAAATAACTGGTAAAATTGGTGTCTGTCTTTCCATAGCAGGGCCTGGAGCTGTTCATTTGATGAATGGTCTTTATGATGCAAAAGCTGACGGTGCTCCTGTGCTTGTGATTGCTGGACAGGTTGCAAGCGATCAGCTTGGAATGGATCAATTCCAGGAAATTAACCTTGAACGCATGTTTGATGATGTATCGGTGTTTAATAGAAGGGTAGAAACAGCAGCATCACTACCTGACCTTACGCATCAAGCCATACGAACAGCAGTTGAGAAAAAAGGTGTCGCCATTCTTACAATTCCAGATGATCTTGCTGCAGAAAAGGTGAAACAAAAAGTAGAGAATACGTCTCTCATTCGTTCAAAAGCTGTCGTTCATCCTCATGACTCCAATTTAAATGAAGCTGTTGCTCTTTTAAATGAAGCGAAGCGACCGGTCATTTTAGCCGGGAAAGGTTCGAAGCATGCAAGAGAAGAACTGCTAGGTTTTGCCGAAAAAGCAGGGGCTCCTGTTATTTTAAGTTTGCCTGGTAAAGGTGCTATTCCTGATGTTCATCCTTATAACCTGGGGCAACTTGGGCAGATCGGTACGAAGCCTGCATATGAAGCGATGGAGGAAACCGATTTACTTATTATGGTTGGTACATCATTCCCTTATCGTGATTATCTACCAGATAAAGCGAAAGCCATTCAAATTGACATTGAACCAACTCAAATCGGGAAACGCTACCCTGTTACAGTCGGATTAATTGGTGATGCGAAATGGACGCTATCCTATTTAACACAGCATACAAACTACCATGAAGACCGTGATTTTATTGAGAAATGCCAGGATAATATGAAAAATTGGTGGTCTCACCTTGAAAAGATTGAAGACGAACAGTCTACACCGATTAAGCCACAACAAGTAATGCCTCAATTACAAAAAGTATTGGATGATGATGCGGTTCTTTCAGTAGATGTTGGGAACGTGACGGTTTGGGCATCGAGACATCTGCGTGTTACGAACCAGAAATTCATTATTTCCTCATGGATGGCAACGATGGGGTGCGGACTTCCAGGAGCAATTGCTGGTAAACTAGCTCATCCAGATCGTCAGGCCGTTGCGATTTGTGGAGATGGCGGATTTACGATGGTGATGCAAGATTTCTTAACCGCAGTAAAATACAAATTACCGATGATTGTCGTTGTTTTAAATAATGAACGTCTAGGTATGATTAAATATGAGCAGCAGGAAATTGGGAATATCGACTATGAGACTGAATTAAAAGACTTTAACTTTGCCGCATTTGCTGAAACGGCTGGTGGTGAAGGCTATCGCGTTGAGAAGTTTGAAGAATTATTGCCAGCCTTTGAACGAGCTGCAAAATCGACAAAACCAGTTATTGTGGACGTGGTGATTGAAGAGCAGCCGCCACTTCCTGGTAAAATTACTTACGAACAAGCAGCAAGTTATTCAAAATACATGTTGAAAAAAGCATTCGAAGAACAGGAAATTGATATGCCACCGTTGAAAAAGGCATTAAGGCGAATTTTTTAA
- a CDS encoding gamma-glutamylcyclotransferase family protein, which produces MYLVFCYGTLRSGESNHEVIKGATLIESFSWTNGKLYDTRDGYPALIQNNDANVYGEVYEVDDQLLEKINLLEGYQEGRDHNLYERVMQKIKSDRGSYEAITYMMRKPEKRFMEIPGGDWVTYRNSIK; this is translated from the coding sequence ATGTATCTCGTTTTTTGCTATGGAACCTTACGATCTGGCGAAAGCAATCATGAGGTCATAAAAGGGGCAACTTTAATAGAGAGCTTCAGTTGGACAAATGGAAAACTTTATGACACAAGGGATGGTTATCCTGCTTTGATACAGAATAATGACGCTAATGTATATGGAGAAGTCTATGAAGTGGATGATCAGTTACTAGAGAAAATCAATCTACTTGAAGGTTATCAGGAAGGGCGAGATCACAATTTGTATGAGCGTGTCATGCAGAAAATTAAAAGTGATCGAGGAAGTTATGAAGCGATTACGTATATGATGAGGAAGCCTGAGAAGCGATTTATGGAAATTCCAGGTGGGGACTGGGTGACGTATCGAAATAGTATAAAGTGA
- a CDS encoding 8-oxo-dGTP diphosphatase: MLPYTICFIKKNHHLLLLNRRKAPTMGLWNGVGGKIEKNETPSESIIRETFEETGIKLESVTYAGNAHFHSQHGKSGMYIFIADLPDGMNLYTPLNTVEGILDWKPIEWILDKENRGVIGNLQKFLPEILDGNIYLEHKFVYEHHQLQSYTSFPLVDREADKMRLLVNR, from the coding sequence ATGCTTCCATATACCATTTGCTTTATCAAGAAAAATCACCACCTTCTCCTTCTAAATCGACGAAAAGCCCCAACGATGGGACTCTGGAATGGTGTTGGGGGAAAGATTGAAAAGAATGAGACGCCTTCTGAAAGTATAATTAGAGAGACATTTGAAGAAACAGGAATTAAGTTAGAGAGCGTCACATACGCAGGAAATGCGCATTTTCATAGTCAGCATGGTAAGTCAGGTATGTATATTTTTATTGCTGATTTACCAGATGGAATGAATCTTTACACTCCGTTAAATACAGTAGAAGGAATCCTTGATTGGAAACCGATTGAGTGGATCCTTGATAAAGAAAATAGAGGAGTGATCGGTAATTTACAGAAGTTCTTGCCTGAGATCCTTGATGGAAACATCTATCTTGAACACAAATTCGTATATGAGCACCATCAGCTCCAATCTTATACGAGTTTCCCACTAGTAGATCGTGAAGCTGACAAAATGCGTCTATTAGTTAATAGGTGA
- a CDS encoding DMT family transporter, whose product MSDRNKGIILLLISSFGFAMMAALVKLSGDVPTIQKTMFRNGVSAVISFGFVMYYKERLFGKKENQKFLLLRSALGTLGIIFYFYAIDNLVLSDADMLNKLSPFLLIIFSALFLKEKARRFQIVAIIIAFIGTLMIIKPQFSVETIPYISGLLSAIFAAGAYTVLRVLGQREKFYTVVFYFSFFSTVVLLPFVIMFYEPMETKQLIYLLLAGVFATLGQFGLTVAYKFAPAREISIFFYSTVVYSALISIVLFGQIPDAWSIIGYIIIFSASFYMFLRNNHEAKKLKKRELQTSH is encoded by the coding sequence ATGAGTGATCGAAATAAAGGAATTATCCTATTACTAATATCATCTTTTGGTTTTGCCATGATGGCTGCTTTAGTAAAGCTATCAGGTGACGTACCAACGATTCAAAAAACGATGTTTCGGAATGGTGTCTCTGCCGTCATTTCATTTGGTTTTGTGATGTACTACAAAGAAAGGCTATTCGGTAAAAAAGAAAATCAGAAGTTCCTTTTACTTCGCTCCGCTCTTGGAACGCTAGGAATCATCTTCTATTTTTACGCGATCGATAATCTCGTTCTTTCTGATGCCGACATGCTCAATAAGCTAAGTCCTTTCTTATTAATTATCTTCTCTGCTCTTTTCTTAAAAGAAAAAGCAAGACGTTTTCAGATCGTTGCCATCATCATTGCTTTCATCGGTACGCTAATGATTATCAAGCCGCAATTCTCGGTGGAAACGATCCCGTATATTTCTGGACTACTTTCTGCTATTTTCGCTGCAGGCGCCTATACAGTTCTAAGGGTGCTTGGACAGCGCGAAAAATTCTATACGGTAGTATTCTATTTCTCATTCTTCTCAACCGTTGTTTTGTTACCCTTCGTGATTATGTTCTATGAACCAATGGAAACGAAGCAGCTGATCTATCTTTTACTAGCAGGCGTGTTCGCTACGCTTGGCCAATTTGGCCTTACCGTTGCCTATAAGTTTGCGCCAGCTCGCGAGATTTCGATTTTCTTCTACTCGACAGTCGTTTACTCTGCTTTAATCAGCATCGTCCTATTCGGACAAATTCCTGATGCATGGAGTATTATTGGCTATATCATTATTTTCTCAGCCTCATTTTATATGTTTCTACGTAACAATCATGAGGCAAAAAAGCTTAAAAAGAGAGAACTGCAAACATCTCATTAA
- a CDS encoding DUF368 domain-containing protein — protein MFVWRNIYRGLLMGVSDLIPGVSGGTIAMVLGIYRRLISGINGLMSKNWKKELGFFIPLLLGVGLALLLVSRVMEKLLEHYPQPTFFFFIGLIIGVVPFLLRKVDYKQNFESFHYGLLIVAAILIASTLFLKGEGSGEVMKSLDMVDYVILFFSGWLASTAMILPGVSGSFVLLLLGSYQTVINGISSFNIPLLLTVGAGIIIGLSLTGKVIAHLLSKYTVSTYAVMIGLVIGSVVVLYPGFQSDVGLAIASIATLLLGLGAAIALGKIEHKEA, from the coding sequence ATGTTTGTGTGGCGAAATATTTATCGAGGTTTATTAATGGGTGTTAGTGACCTGATCCCCGGTGTTAGTGGTGGAACGATCGCGATGGTGCTTGGCATTTATCGTAGGTTAATTAGTGGGATCAATGGGTTAATGAGTAAGAATTGGAAAAAAGAACTCGGTTTTTTTATTCCCCTTTTACTAGGAGTAGGGCTTGCGTTACTGCTCGTAAGCCGGGTTATGGAAAAACTTCTTGAACATTATCCTCAGCCAACGTTCTTTTTCTTTATTGGTTTAATTATAGGAGTAGTGCCTTTTCTATTAAGAAAAGTGGATTACAAACAAAATTTCGAGTCTTTCCATTATGGATTGTTAATTGTGGCGGCAATTCTAATTGCTTCTACCTTGTTTCTAAAGGGCGAAGGATCAGGTGAGGTGATGAAATCGTTAGATATGGTTGATTACGTCATTCTCTTTTTCTCAGGATGGTTAGCGAGTACAGCGATGATTCTTCCTGGAGTAAGCGGGTCTTTTGTCCTTTTATTATTGGGATCTTATCAAACCGTTATAAACGGTATTTCTTCCTTCAATATTCCTCTACTATTAACAGTGGGCGCTGGAATCATTATTGGATTAAGCTTAACAGGTAAGGTAATTGCTCATTTGCTCTCGAAATATACCGTCTCCACTTATGCGGTTATGATTGGATTAGTGATCGGATCAGTTGTTGTCTTATATCCAGGGTTTCAGTCAGATGTAGGACTTGCTATAGCAAGTATAGCAACGTTACTCCTTGGATTAGGGGCAGCTATAGCTCTTGGAAAAATTGAGCATAAGGAAGCATAA